One window of the Klebsiella oxytoca genome contains the following:
- the iscX gene encoding Fe-S cluster assembly protein IscX, protein MGLKWTDSREIGEALYDAFPDLDPKTVRFTDLHQWICDLEEFDDDPNASNEKILEAILLVWLDEAE, encoded by the coding sequence ATGGGACTGAAATGGACCGATAGTCGTGAAATCGGTGAAGCGCTGTACGACGCTTTCCCGGATCTCGATCCGAAAACCGTTCGCTTCACCGATCTGCATCAGTGGATTTGCGATCTGGAAGAGTTTGATGACGATCCGAACGCATCCAATGAAAAAATTCTTGAGGCGATTCTGTTAGTCTGGTTAGACGAAGCCGAATAA
- the fdx gene encoding ISC system 2Fe-2S type ferredoxin, with protein sequence MPKIVFLPHQDLCPDGVVVEAESGETILDAALRSGIEIEHACEKSCACTTCHCIVREGFDSLAESTEDEDDMLDKAWGLEPDSRLSCQARVTDEDLVIEIPRYTINHAREH encoded by the coding sequence ATGCCAAAAATTGTTTTTCTGCCCCACCAGGACCTGTGTCCGGATGGCGTAGTTGTGGAAGCTGAGAGCGGTGAAACCATTCTTGATGCCGCTCTGCGTAGCGGTATCGAGATTGAGCATGCCTGCGAAAAATCCTGCGCCTGTACCACCTGCCACTGCATCGTGCGCGAAGGCTTTGACTCGCTGGCTGAAAGTACCGAAGATGAAGACGACATGCTGGATAAGGCCTGGGGGCTGGAGCCCGACAGCCGTCTGAGCTGCCAGGCGCGGGTGACCGACGAAGATTTGGTCATCGAAATTCCGCGTTACACCATCAACCACGCACGCGAGCATTAA